One Streptomyces sp. R28 DNA window includes the following coding sequences:
- a CDS encoding carbohydrate ABC transporter permease, giving the protein MTVAIDRATGKTRGERGPRRGLGQRLKHGYQKHWYAYAMIAPVVVVLGVLVAYPLVYGFYLTLTDANSLNSARTIGVNEIEATYKFIGFDNYADILWGETAYDRFWSHFIWTVVWTAACVTLHYTIGLGLALLLNQKLRGRTLYRLILILPWAVPTFVTVFGWRIMLADGGVVNSFLETLHLPAPLWLEDTFWQRFAAVMVNTWCGVPFMMLSLLGGLQSIDSSLYEAAEMDGASRWQQFRYVTLPGLRSVSSTVVLLGIIWTFNQFAIIFLLFGKTAPDADILVTWAYRLGFGQQPRDFAQSAAYGMLLLAILIVFTSFYRRWLNRNDQQLAI; this is encoded by the coding sequence ATGACAGTCGCCATCGACCGCGCGACCGGGAAGACCCGAGGAGAACGCGGGCCACGCCGCGGGCTCGGCCAGCGCCTGAAGCACGGCTACCAGAAGCACTGGTACGCCTACGCGATGATCGCCCCCGTGGTGGTCGTCCTCGGCGTGCTCGTCGCGTACCCCCTGGTGTACGGCTTCTACCTCACCCTCACCGACGCCAACAGTCTCAACAGCGCCCGCACCATCGGCGTCAACGAGATCGAGGCCACCTACAAGTTCATCGGCTTCGACAACTACGCCGACATCCTCTGGGGCGAGACGGCGTACGACCGCTTCTGGTCGCACTTCATCTGGACGGTGGTGTGGACGGCGGCCTGCGTCACCCTCCACTACACGATCGGCCTCGGACTCGCCCTGCTGCTCAACCAGAAGCTGCGCGGGCGCACCCTGTACCGGCTGATCCTCATCCTGCCGTGGGCCGTGCCGACCTTCGTCACCGTCTTCGGCTGGCGGATCATGCTCGCCGACGGCGGCGTCGTGAACTCCTTCCTGGAGACACTCCACCTGCCGGCCCCGCTGTGGCTGGAGGACACCTTCTGGCAGCGGTTCGCCGCGGTCATGGTCAACACCTGGTGCGGTGTGCCGTTCATGATGCTGTCGCTGCTCGGCGGCCTGCAGTCCATCGACTCCTCGCTGTACGAGGCCGCCGAGATGGACGGCGCGAGCAGGTGGCAGCAGTTCCGGTACGTCACCCTGCCGGGCCTGCGGTCCGTGAGCTCCACCGTCGTACTGCTCGGCATCATCTGGACCTTCAACCAGTTCGCGATCATCTTCCTGCTGTTCGGCAAGACCGCCCCGGACGCTGACATCCTCGTCACCTGGGCCTACCGCCTCGGTTTCGGACAGCAGCCACGTGACTTCGCACAGTCGGCCGCCTACGGCATGCTGCTGC
- a CDS encoding extracellular solute-binding protein, whose product MRRGIAATALVASLALAATACNGGDDSGSDSSGPVTITWWDTSNATNEAPTYQALVKEFEAANKDVKVKYVNVPFDQAQNKFDTAAGSKGAPDVLRSEVGWTPAFAKKGFFLPLDGTDALTDQAKFKSNLVEQAKYEGKTYGVPFTTDTLAFVYNKDLFKKAGVEAPKTWDDLKKAAAAIKGKTGVDGYWGSTQAYYAQTFLYGEGTDTVDADAKKITVNSAAAKKGYGTWLSLFDGRGLHKADTTADAYAHIQEAFVNGKVAAIMQGPWEITNFYKGSAFKDKNNLGIATVPAGSSGKAGAPTGGHNLSVYAGSDEAHQKAALKFVNFMTSAKAQETIALKNNTLPTRDDAYTAEVKADPGIAGYQGVLSAAQPRPALPEYSSLWVPLDTELLKVAGGKESLDKGLSTAETEITKLVPDFSK is encoded by the coding sequence ATGCGGCGTGGCATAGCGGCCACCGCGCTGGTGGCGTCCCTCGCTCTCGCGGCGACGGCTTGCAACGGCGGGGACGACAGCGGCAGCGACTCGAGCGGGCCGGTCACCATCACCTGGTGGGACACCTCCAACGCCACCAACGAGGCGCCGACGTACCAGGCCTTGGTCAAGGAGTTCGAGGCCGCCAACAAGGACGTCAAGGTCAAGTACGTCAACGTCCCCTTCGACCAGGCGCAGAACAAGTTCGACACCGCCGCCGGTTCCAAGGGCGCCCCGGACGTCCTGCGCTCCGAGGTCGGCTGGACCCCCGCCTTCGCCAAGAAGGGCTTCTTCCTGCCGCTGGACGGCACCGACGCCCTCACCGACCAGGCCAAGTTCAAGTCCAACCTCGTCGAGCAGGCCAAGTACGAGGGCAAGACGTACGGCGTCCCGTTCACCACGGACACCCTCGCCTTCGTCTACAACAAGGACCTGTTCAAGAAGGCCGGCGTCGAGGCCCCCAAGACCTGGGACGACCTGAAGAAGGCCGCCGCCGCGATCAAGGGCAAGACCGGCGTCGACGGCTACTGGGGCTCCACCCAGGCCTACTACGCCCAGACGTTCCTCTACGGCGAGGGCACCGACACCGTCGACGCCGACGCCAAGAAGATCACCGTCAACTCGGCCGCCGCCAAGAAGGGCTACGGCACCTGGCTGAGCCTCTTCGACGGCAGGGGCCTGCACAAGGCCGACACCACCGCCGACGCCTACGCCCACATCCAGGAGGCGTTCGTCAACGGCAAGGTCGCCGCGATCATGCAGGGCCCGTGGGAGATCACCAACTTCTACAAGGGCTCGGCGTTCAAGGACAAGAACAACCTCGGCATCGCCACCGTCCCGGCCGGCTCCTCCGGCAAGGCCGGCGCCCCGACCGGCGGCCACAACCTCTCCGTGTACGCCGGCTCCGACGAGGCGCACCAGAAGGCCGCGCTGAAGTTCGTGAACTTCATGACGTCGGCGAAGGCCCAGGAGACCATCGCCCTGAAGAACAACACGCTGCCGACCCGCGACGACGCCTACACCGCCGAGGTCAAGGCCGACCCGGGCATCGCCGGCTACCAGGGCGTCCTCTCCGCCGCCCAGCCGCGCCCGGCCCTGCCCGAGTACAGCTCGCTGTGGGTGCCGCTCGACACCGAGCTGCTCAAGGTCGCCGGGGGCAAGGAGTCCCTCGACAAGGGCCTGAGCACCGCGGAGACCGAGATCACCAAGCTGGTCCCGGACTTCAGCAAGTGA